The following coding sequences are from one Chloroflexota bacterium window:
- a CDS encoding FAD-dependent oxidoreductase, with translation MAGKIDKTDSLARSSDRVLQKLFTPIKVGRLRLKNRIIMPPMIDRLAVDGRVSDRVKDFYAARARGGVALIVLTPGIVDISMASPIQLGIYDDQVIPRLKELTDLVHSNGALMGIQLMHLGRQGGEIKGYKPVAPSPIPLSPYDEVPKELTTSEVEDLVEKFAGAARRARDAGFDLVELHGCHGYLLSSFLSPHTNKRSDKYGGSVEGRARFVVDIVRLIKERLGRGFPVSCRINGSDYIPGGVTLDMAQRTACLLEVAGADLIGVSGGAYGSYPVIVPPYDQPRGCNANLSKGVKDVVRIPVAVAGRLDDPWVADEVLVSGKADLIAVARGLLADPDLPNKALRGEFREIRRCIACNVCIDDGNAIKPITCTVNPEAGREREMGIVPASRSKKVLVIGGGLAGLEAARVAALRGHEVSLYEEDEETGGQWILASKPPHKQDHIKLLDYLSWQLEKLGVERNVGKKVSLEMVGRLKPDVVVVATGAMPLVPAITGVDCEEVTTAWDILRGQEAGRRVLVIGGGMTGIETAEFLAQKGKEVVVVEQLKRVGADMGATVRWHLMNRIRTQSIQMLTSTKVKGIQPKGRVVVSRNGSEETLEAFDTIVLACGVKPGDMLSAEIRGTVGEVYVIGDAFKPRRGVEAIRDGSEIGRKI, from the coding sequence ATGGCAGGAAAGATTGACAAGACAGATTCCCTTGCAAGGTCCTCTGATAGAGTATTGCAGAAACTGTTTACGCCTATCAAGGTTGGAAGACTCAGACTGAAGAACAGGATAATCATGCCACCTATGATCGATCGATTGGCGGTGGATGGCAGGGTTAGTGATAGGGTGAAGGATTTCTATGCTGCTCGTGCCAGGGGAGGCGTTGCCCTCATAGTCTTGACGCCGGGAATTGTTGACATAAGCATGGCGTCACCTATCCAGCTAGGGATATATGATGATCAGGTTATCCCTCGGCTGAAGGAATTAACCGACTTGGTGCATTCTAACGGTGCTCTGATGGGTATCCAACTGATGCATCTTGGCAGACAGGGTGGAGAAATCAAGGGCTACAAACCAGTGGCTCCTTCACCAATTCCGTTGTCACCGTATGATGAGGTACCCAAAGAGTTGACCACGAGTGAGGTTGAGGATCTGGTAGAAAAATTTGCCGGGGCAGCCCGGCGGGCCAGGGATGCCGGTTTTGATCTGGTGGAGCTTCATGGCTGCCATGGTTATTTGTTAAGCAGCTTTCTTTCTCCCCACACTAATAAGCGGAGCGACAAGTATGGTGGCAGTGTGGAGGGAAGGGCCCGATTTGTGGTTGATATCGTAAGGCTTATCAAGGAAAGGTTGGGCAGGGGCTTCCCCGTCAGTTGCAGGATAAATGGCTCTGACTATATACCTGGTGGGGTGACACTGGACATGGCACAGCGCACTGCTTGCTTACTGGAGGTGGCGGGTGCTGATCTTATAGGTGTTTCAGGGGGGGCATACGGCTCGTATCCTGTTATCGTGCCTCCCTATGATCAACCGCGCGGCTGCAATGCCAACCTGTCGAAAGGGGTCAAGGATGTGGTTAGGATTCCGGTGGCAGTTGCCGGTCGGCTTGACGACCCCTGGGTGGCGGACGAAGTGCTGGTGTCAGGGAAAGCTGATTTGATAGCTGTAGCCAGGGGTCTTCTGGCTGACCCTGATCTGCCAAACAAGGCTTTGAGAGGAGAGTTCAGGGAAATCAGGAGATGCATTGCCTGCAATGTCTGCATAGATGATGGTAATGCCATAAAACCGATAACTTGTACGGTTAATCCCGAAGCAGGCAGAGAAAGAGAGATGGGAATTGTGCCTGCTTCTCGCTCCAAGAAGGTGTTGGTGATAGGTGGTGGTCTGGCAGGTTTGGAGGCAGCCAGAGTTGCTGCTCTGAGGGGGCATGAGGTCAGTTTGTATGAAGAGGACGAAGAGACTGGCGGGCAGTGGATACTGGCAAGCAAACCTCCGCATAAACAGGATCATATAAAGCTTTTGGATTATCTGTCTTGGCAGCTTGAAAAACTGGGGGTAGAGCGGAATGTGGGCAAGAAGGTTTCTTTGGAAATGGTGGGAAGGTTAAAGCCTGACGTAGTGGTTGTGGCCACTGGGGCGATGCCTCTTGTGCCTGCCATAACCGGGGTTGATTGTGAAGAAGTAACTACCGCCTGGGATATTCTGCGAGGCCAAGAAGCTGGTCGCCGGGTGTTGGTGATTGGAGGAGGTATGACTGGGATAGAGACGGCTGAATTTTTGGCACAAAAGGGGAAAGAGGTCGTAGTGGTAGAGCAACTGAAACGTGTTGGGGCTGACATGGGGGCAACGGTTCGGTGGCATCTTATGAACAGAATAAGAACACAGAGCATCCAGATGCTCACATCTACAAAGGTCAAGGGGATCCAGCCTAAGGGCAGGGTGGTTGTATCACGGAATGGCAGTGAGGAGACATTGGAAGCCTTTGATACAATAGTTTTGGCTTGTGGCGTTAAGCCTGGGGATATGCTTTCGGCGGAGATTCGAGGAACAGTGGGAGAAGTATATGTGATTGGCGATGCCTTCAAGCCCCGAAGAGGCGTGGAGGCAATACGCGATGGGAG
- a CDS encoding alpha/beta fold hydrolase, translating into MVERKKVTQDCVRFSGVGLEFEGILHLPKGDAPLPAVVVCHPHPLYGGDMYNNVVLAISDALAEASTAALRFNFRGVGRSEGEYGEGNGEQEDVVAALAFLESLNKVDQSRIGLAGYSFGAKVALPVALRQQRVRALALVSPFLMDAEWEQLKSYAVPKLFLCGSEDGFISSHKVERLTAGLPGLSQCEVIAGADHFWGGYEAEVGRKVTAFFEVALQV; encoded by the coding sequence ATGGTGGAAAGGAAAAAAGTAACTCAGGACTGTGTAAGGTTCTCTGGAGTTGGTCTGGAGTTCGAAGGGATTCTGCACTTGCCGAAGGGAGACGCACCGCTTCCTGCAGTAGTCGTATGCCATCCGCACCCGCTTTATGGTGGGGACATGTATAACAATGTAGTTTTGGCGATAAGTGATGCTCTTGCCGAAGCCTCAACTGCTGCCTTGCGTTTCAACTTCCGGGGTGTTGGCAGGAGTGAAGGTGAATATGGTGAGGGTAATGGTGAGCAGGAGGATGTAGTTGCCGCTCTTGCTTTCCTGGAATCTTTGAACAAGGTTGATCAAAGCAGGATAGGTTTAGCAGGCTATTCCTTCGGGGCCAAGGTAGCGCTCCCGGTAGCGTTGCGACAGCAGAGAGTGCGAGCCTTAGCACTGGTGTCCCCCTTCTTAATGGACGCAGAGTGGGAACAGTTGAAGAGTTATGCAGTTCCTAAACTCTTTCTCTGTGGCAGCGAGGATGGTTTTATTTCATCTCACAAGGTAGAGCGTTTGACTGCAGGATTACCTGGACTGAGCCAGTGTGAGGTCATTGCTGGAGCCGATCATTTCTGGGGGGGATATGAAGCGGAGGTTGGCCGGAAGGTGACAGCTTTTTTTGAAGTAGCTTTGCAGGTTTGA
- a CDS encoding replication-associated recombination protein A: MDLFDSERERQMNQEAPLAARMRPRSFAEFVGQEHLVGEGRVVRKSIEADQLSSMILWGPPGSGKTTLAYIVASITKSHFSPVSAVSSGVADLRRVVAEAKERRGLYQQRTILFIDEIHRFNKAQQDAILPYVEDGTITLIGATTENPSFEVISPLLSRCRVFTLNMLTDEQVGIIVKWALEDEERGLGKLKVEVDADAMEHLIAMSNGDGRIALNALELATLATQPDTEGKRKISLATVEDALQHRALLYDRAGEEHYNLISALHKSLRGSDPDAALYWLGRMLEAGEDPLYVVRRLVRFASEDVGMADPQALAVAVAAQQAVHFVGMPEGNLALAEAVVYLATAPKSNSLYRAYSEVQKDIRQTGNQPVPMHLRNPVTPLMRESGYGKDYKYAHDYEGHFVEQQNLPDSLRDRRYYSPGDQGYEKEIKARIKEWWKGKK; the protein is encoded by the coding sequence ATGGATCTGTTTGATTCTGAGCGTGAGCGTCAAATGAATCAAGAGGCACCATTGGCAGCGAGGATGCGTCCCAGGAGTTTTGCTGAGTTTGTGGGCCAGGAGCATCTGGTGGGGGAAGGGCGGGTGGTGAGAAAGAGCATCGAGGCTGACCAACTCTCTTCTATGATTCTGTGGGGGCCACCGGGAAGCGGCAAGACTACGCTGGCTTACATAGTTGCCAGTATTACCAAATCGCATTTCAGTCCGGTATCAGCCGTGAGCTCTGGAGTGGCCGATCTGCGCCGCGTTGTTGCGGAAGCTAAGGAAAGGCGCGGTTTGTACCAGCAGCGGACGATTTTGTTTATCGATGAGATCCACCGCTTCAACAAAGCTCAGCAGGATGCCATTCTGCCTTATGTGGAGGATGGCACCATAACTCTTATTGGGGCAACTACAGAGAATCCCTCTTTTGAGGTCATCTCTCCGTTGCTTTCCCGATGCAGGGTATTTACCCTCAATATGCTGACCGATGAGCAGGTGGGTATTATCGTCAAATGGGCGCTGGAAGACGAAGAGAGGGGACTGGGGAAGCTCAAGGTTGAAGTGGATGCTGATGCTATGGAGCATTTGATTGCTATGTCGAATGGGGATGGGCGAATAGCTCTGAACGCACTGGAACTGGCAACGCTGGCCACCCAGCCTGATACGGAGGGCAAGAGGAAGATTTCCCTAGCTACTGTCGAGGATGCCCTTCAGCATCGCGCGCTACTCTATGATAGAGCCGGGGAAGAACACTACAACCTGATCTCTGCTTTACATAAGTCCCTGAGGGGCTCAGATCCGGATGCTGCTTTATACTGGCTTGGCCGGATGCTGGAGGCAGGAGAGGACCCCTTATACGTTGTCCGACGACTTGTGCGTTTTGCCTCCGAAGATGTGGGTATGGCCGATCCTCAAGCCCTGGCAGTAGCTGTAGCTGCTCAACAGGCAGTCCATTTTGTGGGCATGCCAGAAGGCAATCTGGCTCTGGCTGAGGCGGTGGTATATCTGGCTACTGCCCCAAAGAGTAACTCTCTATATCGAGCTTACTCCGAAGTGCAAAAGGATATAAGGCAGACCGGCAATCAGCCTGTGCCCATGCATTTGCGGAATCCGGTAACTCCTCTGATGCGAGAGTCGGGGTATGGTAAAGACTACAAGTACGCTCATGATTACGAGGGGCACTTTGTGGAGCAACAGAACCTGCCTGATAGCCTCCGGGATAGACGTTACTATAGCCCTGGTGACCAGGGCTACGAAAAAGAGATTAAGGCCAGGATCAAGGAATGGTGGAAAGGAAAAAAGTAA